The DNA window ttatttattttctgcacGATGCATACCGcacaacattttttctctgttagCTTTCGTGGAATTATTTGGACATTTATTTAAACACCATAGGGATATGAATATatagatttcatttttttttaaagtttttgatGCACTTCAACTTTGCTTTAAAGAGAACCGAAGGAACTGCTCTTGCTCTCGTTTGAACGATGTACATGTTGGGAACTGCGGAAAAAATATTACCGTGACTTTCTCGTGCTAACTGGAGCCGTGAGTTCATCTCGTGAGTTTCCCATTGTAAATTGTATCCTTGTCATTGTATACGTATCTTTCTTCTAaggaaataagaaattaaCGGGTACAAAATGGTTTTCCTAGCTACATCGTATGGATTGTATCAGGATTCTGCAAACATCCTTGGTCCCCTGTGAGAGGACGCATAACAAATCGATGTCGTGAGGCAAATTAGCTACTAAGCAATAATGGAGCTACATATACAGTACAGTTTCAGCACTGCAGCGAAGAGTGGAAGGATGTCGATGAGGCGTGGGTGTTTCTTGTGAaggatgtctttttttaaaaagaaatgtttactTTAACGTCCATTGATTTTTGAACGTTGCTCTGGCTCTGTGACATTGGATCGTTTACAGTTTTTAGCAACAAGAATCTAGTCTTCTTATGAACAGGTTAACATTTCCTATATTTTTCAAGAGTTTACGATTAGGATTTAGAAAGATGTGAAGGGTTTCaatatatttcttcaaatgtttctTCCCACTaatttcaaaggcatcaccccacgaatctggggtggtgcgggtttcaggtgggttatgcctatacggagtcgtagatcatggagagaagggtgattccgtgtaTTTCTTCTTGACGCGCCGTAttttcctggccgttttttacagcaattaggtagaaatggaaagaatcaccctcctctccataatctaccgtATAGGAgctttccacctgaaatccgcaccgccccagattcgtggggtgatgcctttaagacaatTGGTACTTGTCGTTAGAGCTCTTCAGCGTCAATTTTTCATAGAAAGCAAGGGGTTTGTTGGAATCACGATGAAATGGTTACGACACAAGTtcattcctttccttttttcctcgacGCTCCCTTACATTCTTATTTATCTGTAATAGGGTGCGCAAGTTTGCAGATGTAAAATTTATTACGTGCTTGACATTTCCCCGTTATTGATTTCTGCTCAATCATGTAGCTTGTACTCGTAATGAACAAATATAGATGGGAGGAAATTTCTTGCACTTCCTGAAAATTCCACCACTACAGTTGAAAATTGGTAAAGGACAAAGAATAACGAGTCCGTTtaggatgcgcctacgcgttcgacttcaattcagaatcgctttgGGTATACGGACGTGCATGTGGGTAGTCAATGACTTGCGTAAGCAAGCCGAAATTTCGTGTTTATTAGTTGTTAGTTTGTATTagtatttcgtttttattgttagtttgtattagtatttttttatttttttcagtgtttttatccttctaaactaatagcaatttatcgaccccggagggatgaaattcTTGGGTAGGgctagggcgatttcgaaccatcgatcgcgCAGATCAGCGAATCCATAAACGCGATAGTCGGATCCGGTGGTctgacctccttcacttttgaacggttggcgaaattgccccttctcttttttttttttttttttttttttgggggggggggtgtcGAAAGAACCCcattcacctgaggagggtctgccttctccctatcgcacctatgagcGGATCCTCTTATCGTcagcactacacccgcccctactAGACCTGAAATTGAATATGAAGTTGAAAGTGACATTCTATATGGATGCGGGTCAATTTTTGCGAGATTATGCATAATTGTTCTTTTAAAAGAATGTAGTCAAAGGGCATCGGAACCACAGATGCGATAGTTGGAGCCGGTGTTTCGACGCCCTCTTCAGCTGAGAAGGGTATTGCCCCTCTCTATCACACCTATGATGAGAACGTTTTCAACCCCTCACACCTGTGATTACCACACCAACCGATAACACTTAAAATCAATGTGTTTGTGTACTTTCTACACACTTTTATACTGAGGATATGAACATTGTTGCTGTTGAATGacttcatttattatttccattatttatattatgtcCAACCATCACTGGTAGTACAAGTAGTGCAAATTCTATGGATTCAACGTAGAGCTAGCCATTATGAACATATTAAATAGAAGCTTTATTGCCGCAGTTTTAGAGGATTTACTAATTGAAAACATGTTAGTCGAGATGAGATCTGTAGTTCTTATTTAGGTCCTTCAGAAAGCCAattttacattacattaagCACAGTGGTATAGAGAATGTTGTTATAATTTTAGTATTTGTGCTCAAAGAATTAGCAAACTGCAAGTATTTGGTTCTTTGTAACATTCCAAATtctaaagtaaagaaaaaaaatgtcaatacTATCGCAACATGCTAATATTGATAGTATTAGTTTTCTTATCACAATAGCACTATGATAGCATGACATATCTTCCTGAGGGCCCATCAAGTTTTGACGATATACTTGACAAGAATTAAGAAAAGTGATAAAAGTGTGAATAAATAAGCTAACAATCAATAAGATTCTGCAACTTTTTTGTGGGGCTTTTGttgtaaaatgtttttgtgtcAATGCTCCAAAACAAGTGTTCCCTAAATTGCCACATTTATTCTGTTCCTACGAATCTGCATAGGCTCCAGTAACTATTATCCTCGACCAAAATGCCGTGTACCTCGTTCGATTTACGAAGTGTAGAATACAAATATCAAGCAAAGTGGGTGTTCAGTGAGTTGTGACAGACGTGTTACGGTTTTCGGGGTGTATCTAATTGTCGCTGTCGCTGTCAATACATCAGTTATTAGGGAGACAAACTATTTGGAATGTTTCTCCTGAGTAAGCCAAAAACTCGAAGGCAATGTTTAGGATGACTCTGGAgatattgcccatgttcgactgtctttaaatctcggcatgttgaaacagtttttaaattgaattgataacgccgaaacgttagccgttgtttaataaaaacGATCAATACCGTCGGTCAATCTTGGCTATTTTCAGTTTCTCAAGTGAAGCGTATTCAGAATGttcttctgcttcttctctattatcttcttttttttttttaaaattttttttctccccccccccacaaaagaaaaatcaatttggGAATAGACTGTGATTCTAGAGAATAGGTGAAAATGATTGGCTGACAATGTTCAACACAGGAAATGTAAAAGTTTCCTCCAACTTTTGCAAACCACATGTCTTAGTTTTGGTAGCGCGGAAATGCTGCAGTTTCGAGCTCTTCTCCCAAGATTAGTAGTGCTGTTGATGAAAGGTTGTAGAATTGTTATAATAAATCATTTATGCAATCAATTATCAAACGTATTCGGTACCAAGATTTAAGATCTGTGGTGCATTTATAGTTGCTTCTATTTATGTTTGTTCAGTTGAACGCGACCCGTCGGTCGCAACTCATGCGTGTTTTCTGTCTAGGACGCACTCCCTACTCTCTATTCTACAGAAATCAAATAAGCGTCACTTCCGTCCACGTAGATATAGGGTCTGGCACCTATATAAATCTTAATGATGGGGCATGTTGTTGCATGCAAACTATATAATCGTTTAAAGGCAACcggtcacgaaattgacgtagtacgaAAACCGCAGGGAACCCGCAGAATTCGTGTGGTAGATTACGGGACCCAATGTGGCTCCTCTCAACTTCTCCTAATCATCGtaagaaaacggcgtggaagacggcgtTGCTCCCTGCGAGGTAAGTTGGGACGCACATCTCCTATGCACGTGCCGCTTTcgtgagcgagcggtcgaataTTGATTATGcatcctcagcagcctattcaagtaaattcAATACGATACGTTGCTGAGAGGACTGGATCATTTACAGAAGGACGTGTTCTAATgtgcttcgtaggaacaaacgtctTTCCCACgaagtttttttgaagaacgATCGGGAAAAGTTGCGCGGGGCTTCCTGATCTTCAACCTGATCTCTACTCCCTGAGGCTTccgcactacgtcaatttcgtgatgcacTGCCTTCAACGATGTAGCACCATCACGTGTGACGTCATGATTTCTAAACCGACTGCGCATATGCGGGACCGCTGACAGCAAATTGTGCTCTGTGCATCCCATCACAAACTGAGCCATTATCATcgttatcttttatttttaaattctttcagTTCCTTCCACAAAGCATCTAGTTGAAATAGTCGCTTGTGTCCCAATTAAACTAGATGGGTGATTCACTTCATTATGAGCGCATAAAAGCTCTGTTCGAGGTTTAATCGACgtacaaataatttttatcaaaACAGACATATCGCCACTCTTTTTCAATAACACTACGGATTCGAAAATGTATGCAGTATTCAGTTTGCAAAAATACAGGCGACAGAGTGCTTCAACTCCTTTTTGTGGTAGTAGCAACCAAAcctcttttgctttttgatcTGGAATTaagaaattgtgaagaaaaaaatcagaaatcaaaataattacCAGGAGAAGGAAGTGACATGTGGGAAGTAATTATTCCAGAACCTGTTCATGCTTTTCTGACCACGAGCTGACGGCATTTCTTGCAAACTGTACAGCATCGAAGTGTTCTGTTTCACTGAAAGCAAAAACAGTAAACaccaagaaaatattttagatttGAATCCTAGGAAATTTGGTAGTCTCTTTTCTAATGTCTTTATCATAAATAGTTCGTTCTTGACGAGCATAAAATTAGGTGGTtaagtaaaatataaaagtgcTATGCTTTTtgggaagaaacaaaaaagttaagGCAGAGGAGCATCCTCGCTGCAACTAGACTCAAACGATAGCGATGAGGAGCTGATTTTTGAAGACTGACAAGCAGTATAGATGGttgtagaaatttgaaaaaggggCTCAAGGAAAACTCCAGTTGCAATCTAATATGATCCTAACCTGCACTTTGTTGATACAGATATTGAAAGATAAAATCttacttttcatattttagttGGAGATCTTTTCCACCTGCGAATGATAAGAAAAATTCGACCAGTTTAATGGATTTGCCAGCAAGTTTGAGTTCCAAGTTACAGTCgtaatcctgaaaaattgTCCAAATAGAGtataatgaaattttctaaatagCTGGAACGATGCCTAATTTATTGTTTTGCCGACGTTTCGTAAACTATTTTGTGCAGCTTTGAATCAAATACATTCAGTTAAAGTTAAACGCACCAGATATTCAAGAGAGAATAGTCGTCGTATCCAGTGCATCGGTGAAAGAATCTTCGGTTTGTAGGGTACCTTATGTGTTCGCATTAAACTGAGGTAaaggttgagaaaaagttacaATTATACACACCAAGTCTTTAACATTGGATAAGGGCGCATATGAAAACCGCGAAAGCCATAATGTCCATGATAGCCAACTCGGTGTGATCCATTTGAAGAAAGCCTTGAATGACAACATTAAAGGAGAACACATACTGAGAAGAGTTTGTTTATTTCACCTTGATTCTTCCCTTGAACCATTTCCACGATGACCACCACCGTGGAGTAaacttgaaataaatttctctGAGCAATGGATCACGAACTTCTTGTGGCCATTTCGTTAAAACGCTACATTCAGTGTAAGAATACACTGCTGAGCATGTAATCTGAATAAATCACTAGGATTCATGAGCTTTTCTTAAAAGTTGCTGGAAagttttcagagaaaagtCCCTCATTGAAGCCTAATTTTGTTAGAGCATGCCTTGGCAGTGGAAATATATGAATTATATCAATTTAGTGACGTTGTCTTTAAATTCTGTTGTAGTTGTAATAAGAATTACCACTAATGTGGAAATGTCTAAAACACTTCCAGGATCCTTAGCACGTATAATactggttagttttttttttttgcttagttCTTATTAAAAGGGATAGATTTACAAATGTCAACCTTcagaatttaaataataagaaactCACCAAAAGAATTACCACAGAAATGAAATGCATCGGAAATGTGAAGAGTGTTCCTTTCCATGCTCTTATATGTACTAAAAATTTGACCGTTGGTGTTGCTGAATGACTTTATTAGCTTACCAGAATTAACATCGTTTCGAACAACTATTGATACAACATATACTATGCTTTCATGTAATTTGAAGCAATGAAAACATTTCGCTCATAGAAGCTCTCTCGTTGACATTTTATAGTACTGCTTGTAAACGTGGTATCGGGAGTCATCTATCTGATCACAGGTCAGTTATGTGGGGCAGTGTATGTTGGCAAAGTAGGAAGAGCATtatgtatagttgggtcaaaacgacatgaagcacggaccgttgcgcaagcggccgcgctcggaagcggtgaggggtagacagcggttggaatcgaggtgggaccatggcgaactgaagaggtgtgtggcggtagcgtggatccttacacgatcccaaccgctacgctccaccgctccgttTTGAGCGCAGcggcttgcgcaaatgtctgTGTTTCAtgttcgttttgacccgactatacccaggtcaaggagcacctagatggGCTCAAAAGTCGAAACTATCAACCACTAGAGGTGCTCCTCGCAGACAATGTCACGACAACACCCCAAAATAGCAGTCACGATCTTGGCGAACcagacgttctagcgcgaaaaacattggaagcgctTTTTGTAACAGCCAATACTCCAATCATGAACATTAAAGAAGAATGGAttgctgtgaccaacgagctggcgccgtATAAAGACCATTGCTGTTTTcaacctacggggtcagatgCAAGAGGCATCATCATTAGTTACTGTTAGCGGCGCTGCTCTTACAACCGGTAGTCCGCTAACATCGCGGTTTATGGCTATCAAGAGGACCACATTTTCTAGCCTATTTCTCTGACGTTCTCTTCCagtaatctgtttgctaagttACATCTTGTGTAACGGCGAGGCTTTTGAAGGGTAGATTACACGTGCCTCTAATTTCCCAGGCTCTGAAAAaagcgacgacgccgaaacgttagccagaattaAGACCGATAACAATTTGGTTTCGTTCAGCAAAAGTAGTACACGATTCAACTTTACAATGGCAAAATTCTAAGAAGATCGAACTTGGGACTTACTAGTAAGCAGGCTAGCGACGATTAGTGAAAGATGAGCGGATCCAAGCGAGGTTCCGCAATCTATTACCCGAACTCTAGGCTTCTGCAGTGGTTTCCGCagcacgtcaaaatcgtgatccgTTGGCTTTAGAGGTCTCCACTGGGCGATCCGGCTCCGTATCACTTAGCAAGAACGTATTGAAAAGATTGCCATAATTTTGGGCAGTAGTGCGAAAAGATGGAATTTTGCGAACTACAACTATTTACTCAAATAGCATTGTCCATAATCTCCCTTTACTCGTCGTCCTCTTCAACATTTCCTCTACTCTACCAACATTCGAAGACTGAAACAACCAGAAAAAGTTAATATCATCGCCGTGTACTGATTCTATTTGTGATAGTATTATTGTCACGATGGTGGACGATATccttaaattaataaattaagtaTAGATGTTTAGGAAAAACGAGGATTAAGAAAACAAAGGTGTGAAATACAAAGTTAACGATCCATGAAATTCTAGAATCTTTCTTGTGGGACTTTTGTTTGTTGCAAACTGCTTTTGTCATAATGCCCTAAAACTGCTATACTCTGTTTCTAGGCATGTGCACAGTCTGCAGTGACGACTATGAGCTCAGATTGCAGCGAAGCTTGTTCGATCTGTGTGTAGCGTGTACCGTGTAACGCAGCtcagaggtccgctgtagccacacgttcgatggtttgaaaccgccccagtgccaaccaagtccTTCATGCCTCCGTTGTCGATAAATTTCTGTCAGACTTCTACATGAGGGTGGAAAGACTGACTCAGTGCATCGGTTGGCTCCTCCAAGTCACTCTTTAGGCCAACACACGCTCATTTTCTCCCTTTAGGGCTTATGACGGATATATACGTCATGGAGTGCACTTTTGCTCAGGCGCGcgccacttaaaggcagcataccacgaatctagggtggtacggatttcaggtggagtatcagtatacggggtcgtagattatggagatcggggtagttccgctcatctctccctgcatgccgtctccagaatgctgttttgtttttttttttcgccatctattgcaacgctccactccttgcaccgcctccgccctgcgattcgtcgaaaatcaattcggactgccccgatagccagtaagggacgctacgcgtgcaagggtggcgcgctgcaatagaaggcatcgtacaaaacagcagtcaggggccggctgcttgcagtgattcagagagagatgagcggaaccaccccggtctccataatctacgaccccgtatactgatgctccacctgaaatccgtaccaccccagattcgtgatatgctgcctttaaaggattaaaaaaggaaattcgaa is part of the Necator americanus strain Aroian chromosome V, whole genome shotgun sequence genome and encodes:
- a CDS encoding hypothetical protein (NECATOR_CHRV.G17887.T1), translated to MVPPRSQPLAQPHRFERCSSRNCTVLRILLITSALDLMLQSPYFMQEPKELLLLSFERCTCWELRKKYYRDFLVLTGAVSSSRFCKHPWSPVRGRITNRCREHCSEEWKDVDEAMRLRVRLQFRIALGIRTCMWVVNDLRKQAEISCLLVVSLY
- a CDS encoding hypothetical protein (NECATOR_CHRV.G17887.T2): MVPPRSQPLAQPHRFERCSSRNCTVLRILLITSALDLMLQSPYFMHREFISILQTSLVPCERTHNKSMSTAAKSGRMSMRRCAYAFDFNSESLWVYGRACG
- a CDS encoding hypothetical protein (NECATOR_CHRV.G17888.T1), producing the protein MLSFESFIKWITPNWLSWLLYARRLSKGKVGELIPYSPPANSSNYLDYDCQMELKLRGKSSLLTSFVTSLFTRKSDVHVEYESEKEPFGPQTFAYDAVSKWSSEKYNEITCSAVYSYTECSVLTKWPQEVRDPLLREIYFKFTPRWWSSWKWFKGRIKAFFKWITPSWLSWTLWLSRFSYAPLSNVKDLVCIIDYDCNLELKLAGKSIKLVEFFLSFAGGKDLQLKYENETEHFDAVQFARNAVSSWSEKHEQIKKQKRFGCYYHKKELKHSVACIFAN
- a CDS encoding hypothetical protein (NECATOR_CHRV.G17888.T2), translated to MHFISVVILLITCSAVYSYTECSVLTKWPQEVRDPLLREIYFKFTPRWWSSWKWFKGRIKAFFKWITPSWLSWTLWLSRFSYAPLSNVKDLDYDCNLELKLAGKSIKLVEFFLSFAGGKDLQLKYEK